The Streptomyces sp. TLI_105 DNA segment GTGCACCTCCGCCGTGAGTCCCTCGGGAAAGCCGAAGGTCCATCGTTGCCCGGAGTCGTCCGTGCCGGGGTGGCGGACCGGTGGGCCTCCGGTGAAAGGGGGATGGGAGGAGAAGAGCATGGGAGTTCCTTGTCCGGAGTGCGGCACAGCCGGGAAAGGGGGCTGAAGGCCCCGCTTTCCCGGCCGCGGTCGTGGTGGTCGGTGGTCGGCGGTCTGCTCGGGATCCGGGCTTGTCCGGAAGGTCTATGCCGCCGGGCGGGATCCGCCGAAGAGCCGTTGGAGGAGGATGAAGACGAACAACAGGCCGCCGATGACGATGCGCGTCCACCACGAGCTGAGCGTGCCCTGGAAGTTGATGACGGTCTGGATCATGCCGAGGACCATCACGCCCAGCGCGGTCCCCAGGACGAAACCGGAGCCCCCGGTCAACAGCGTCCCTCCGATGACGGCGGCCGCGATGGCGTCGAGTTCCATGCCGACGGCGTGCAGGGCGTAGCCGGACAGCATGTAGAAGGTCAGCAGCAGACCGCCGAGGGCGGAGCACAGACCGCTCACGGCGTACACCGCGACCTTGGTGCGTCCCACGGGCAGGCCCATGAGACGGGCCGAGGACTCGTTGCCCCCCAGGGCGTAGACGGTGCGGCCGAAGCGGGTGTGGTGGAGGACGACGAAGGCGAGCGCCAGCACGACCAGGGCGATGACCACGGCGGGTGAGACGAACAGTCCCCCGGGCAGGAGCACCCGCGTCTGGGCGATCCGCGTGGTCGTCGGGTCGGTGAGGGAGATGGACTCGGTGCTGATCATGTAGCAGAGGCCGCGCGCGAGGAACATGCCCGCGAGGGTGACGATGAAGGGCTGGATCTCGAAGGCGTGGATCACCCAGCCCATGAGGGCGCCGCCTCCTGCTCCCACCAGCAGGACCACCGGAACCGCCAGGGCGAGCGGCACGCCGTTCTGTTCGACGAGCCAGGCCGTCAGCATGGTCGACAAGGCCACCACGGAGCCGACGGACAGGTCGATTCCACCGGTGAGGATGACGAACGTCATGCCGATCGCCACGACGAGCAGGAAGCCGTTGTCGATCAGGACGTTGAGCAGGACCTGCGCGGAGAAGAAGCCTTCGTACTGCAGGGAGCCGATCGAGAACATCGCGATCAGCAGAGTGGCCGTCACCAGGAGCGGCAAACGGGTGGCGTACCGCGCCGAGAACCGCTGGAGTGGCCGGGTGAGGGAGCTGAGGGTGGTACTCACGGGTGGACCTCCTGCCGGCGGGCTCCCACGTCGCCGGCCGCGGGGGCCGGGTCCGGGGCGGCGGCTCGGCGACGGCGTGGGAGTCGCGCGCGGAACGCGGGCGACTGGACGAGACACACGACGATGACGACCAGGGCCTTGAAGACGAGGGTGGTCTCCGGCGGTACGCCGAGGGTGTAGATCGTGGTCGACAGGGTCTGGATGATCAGCGCGCCCAGGACCGTCCCGCCGAGGGAGAAACGGCCGCCCGTGAGGGCGGTGCCGCCGATGACCACGGCGAGGATCGCGTCCAGCTCGATCCACAGGCCGGCGTTGTTGCCGTCGGCGCTGGACACGTTGGAGCTGATCATCAGACCGGCCACCGCGGCGCACACGGCGCTGACGACGTAGACCGTGACCAGAAGGCCGGCCGCCCTGATGCCGACGAGTCGACTCGCGACCGGATTGCCGCCCACCGATTCGATGAGCATGCCGAGCGCGGTCCGCCGGGTGACGAGGGAGGTGACGGCGACGAGGGCCGCGGCGAGCAGGACGGCGAAGGGGAGGGTGAGCCAGTAGCCGCCGCCGATCATCTTGTAGGCGCTGCTGGACACGCTGATGATCTGGCCGTCGGTGATCAGCTGGGCCACGCCGCGCCCGGCGACCATGAGGACCAGCGTGGCGACGATGGGCTGGACGCCCAGCCGGGCGACGAGGAGGCCGTTCAGCAGTCCGATCGCGGCGGCGACGCCGAGCGCCACCGCGATCGCCGACATGACGGTGGGCAGGCTTCCGGGGTCCTTCGCGGTGGCGATGTGCTCGCACGCGAGGGCGCCGGCGATGGCGACCGTCGAGCCGACCGAGAGGTCGATGCCCCGGGTGGCGATGACCAGCGTCATGCCGAGCGACACCAGGATCAGGGGGGCGCCGAACTGGAGGATGTCGATCAGGCTGCCGTACAGGTGTCCGTTCTGGACGCGGACGGCGAAGAAGTCGTGGGTGAGCGCGACGTTCCCCAGCAGCAGGGCGGCCAGGACGGCGGCGGGCCAGAACAGGCGGTGCTCGGTGAGCCGCCGGGCGCCGGGTGCCCGAGCCGGACGCCCCCCGGCGCCGGTGTCGTCAGATGGTGTCATGAGGTGGCTCCGGTGGCGATGGCGCCCAGGATCCGGTCGGGCGTCAGGGTCGTGTCGTTGGGGAGGGTGGCGACGAGCCGGTGGTCGCGCAGCACGCCGACCCGGTGGCTCAGCCGCAGCACTTCCTCGAGTTCGGCGGAGATGAAGAGGACGGCGGTCCCCTCTGCGGCCAGGCGGGTGACCAGTTTCTGGATCTCCGTCTTGGCGCCGATGTCGATGCCCCGGGTGGGTTCGTCCAGGATCAGCAGCTCGGGGTCGGTGAGCAGCCACCGGGCGAGCAGAACCTTCTGCTGGTTGCCCCCGCTGAGGTTGCGGACCTGTGCCTCCGGGTCGGCCGGGCGGATGTCGAGAACCTCGGTCCACCGGGCGGCGATCTCGTCCTGCCGGGCGCGGGAGAGGGGTTTGGTCCAGCCGCGTGCGGCCTGGAGGGCGAGCACGATGTTCTCGCGAACCGTGAGTTCGCCGATCAGGCCCTCCGCCTTGCGGTTCTCCGAGCAGAAGGC contains these protein-coding regions:
- the yjfF gene encoding galactofuranose ABC transporter, permease protein YjfF; the encoded protein is MSTTLSSLTRPLQRFSARYATRLPLLVTATLLIAMFSIGSLQYEGFFSAQVLLNVLIDNGFLLVVAIGMTFVILTGGIDLSVGSVVALSTMLTAWLVEQNGVPLALAVPVVLLVGAGGGALMGWVIHAFEIQPFIVTLAGMFLARGLCYMISTESISLTDPTTTRIAQTRVLLPGGLFVSPAVVIALVVLALAFVVLHHTRFGRTVYALGGNESSARLMGLPVGRTKVAVYAVSGLCSALGGLLLTFYMLSGYALHAVGMELDAIAAAVIGGTLLTGGSGFVLGTALGVMVLGMIQTVINFQGTLSSWWTRIVIGGLLFVFILLQRLFGGSRPAA
- a CDS encoding ABC transporter permease → MTPSDDTGAGGRPARAPGARRLTEHRLFWPAAVLAALLLGNVALTHDFFAVRVQNGHLYGSLIDILQFGAPLILVSLGMTLVIATRGIDLSVGSTVAIAGALACEHIATAKDPGSLPTVMSAIAVALGVAAAIGLLNGLLVARLGVQPIVATLVLMVAGRGVAQLITDGQIISVSSSAYKMIGGGYWLTLPFAVLLAAALVAVTSLVTRRTALGMLIESVGGNPVASRLVGIRAAGLLVTVYVVSAVCAAVAGLMISSNVSSADGNNAGLWIELDAILAVVIGGTALTGGRFSLGGTVLGALIIQTLSTTIYTLGVPPETTLVFKALVVIVVCLVQSPAFRARLPRRRRAAAPDPAPAAGDVGARRQEVHP